A window of the Ardenticatenales bacterium genome harbors these coding sequences:
- the priA gene encoding primosomal protein N', which produces MDTSFSPTSPASDPPVGSPFAELVINVEAALEGTFHYHVPQDMRATLRVGHLVEIEFGSRLAQGLIIRFDNVAPVPETKPIIALVDAEPVLRPWQIELAHWLSVYYLAPLNACVRLMLPPGLTRWADITLDVNPWWDGAGRLTEGQQALIDLLRERGDMRGRQIRRALPKVKWETAANQLVRRNILIKGSVLDTPRMRPRELRTVELIGGPRQIWAAARQLGRANKQADVLTYLGDSADPLPREEDVLAAAQATPAHVAKLVAAGLVRRQAETVVWVTVAPLQEMPAQWQTQLQQLPTATPDIPPNILAQLQARGLVTPITQPATLSLAMPPAQVLDHILALRGATIYHAILTTLSQAAQPVSLTDLYAATNANLNHLRRLARHDLIRFGSMEVWRDPLADRDFVPMQPPLLTNDQARVWGRIKIAMLAGLDDDDVGDEPDENEADGPESADESPAALPFLLHGVTGSGKTEIYMRAIDLALSQGRQAIVLVPEIALTPQTVRRFAARFPGRVAVLHSRLSDGERYDTWRRARQGLFDIVIGPRSALFTPLDNLGVIVLDEEHDNSYKQTPPVPPPYYHARETAIRLSQIVGATVIMGSATPDLVTYHRARAQKYQLLELPRRIMGHRQRISGQADRLHLTSRYTQQGDDPDDALTIPMPPVQIVDLRQELRSGNRTIFSRDLQRAISETLARREQIILFLNRRGTATFINCRDCGLVLNCPRCDIPLTYHRPHMQIVCHHCGRREPIPETCPRCGSTRIKYFGLGTEELQERVQQAWPMARIVRWDRDTTAGKDTHETLLANFINQEADILVGTQMIAKGLDLPLVTLVGVISADVALGLPDYRSGERAFQLLAQVAGRAGRGLLGGRVIVQTYQPEHYAIQAAADHDFVSFYLEEIRFRTQHSLPPFRRLARLVIADPINERAQREATRIAQALRQEAQALALSATEVLGPTPPFFSRIKGRYRWQILLRSPDPTRLLRAVPLSAQWVIDIDPVSTL; this is translated from the coding sequence ATGGACACATCCTTTTCGCCCACTTCGCCCGCAAGCGACCCGCCCGTCGGCAGCCCCTTCGCCGAACTGGTGATCAACGTCGAAGCCGCCCTGGAAGGCACCTTCCACTACCACGTCCCCCAGGACATGCGCGCCACCCTGCGCGTCGGCCACCTCGTGGAAATCGAATTCGGCAGCCGCCTGGCTCAGGGGCTGATCATCCGCTTCGACAACGTGGCCCCCGTGCCGGAAACCAAGCCCATCATCGCCCTCGTAGACGCCGAACCGGTACTGCGACCGTGGCAAATCGAACTGGCACACTGGCTCAGCGTCTATTACCTGGCCCCCCTGAACGCCTGCGTGCGCCTGATGCTGCCCCCTGGCCTCACCCGCTGGGCGGACATCACCCTGGACGTCAATCCGTGGTGGGATGGCGCGGGCCGCCTGACGGAGGGGCAACAAGCCCTGATCGACCTGCTGCGCGAGCGCGGCGACATGCGTGGGCGGCAAATCCGGCGGGCGCTGCCCAAAGTAAAGTGGGAAACAGCGGCCAATCAACTGGTACGGCGCAATATCCTGATCAAAGGCTCGGTGCTGGATACGCCCCGTATGCGCCCGCGCGAACTGCGCACGGTGGAATTGATCGGCGGGCCACGCCAGATTTGGGCGGCGGCGCGGCAGCTTGGACGGGCCAATAAACAGGCGGACGTTCTCACGTATCTTGGTGACAGCGCGGATCCGCTGCCCAGGGAGGAAGATGTGCTGGCGGCGGCGCAGGCCACGCCCGCGCATGTGGCGAAGCTGGTCGCCGCGGGGTTGGTGCGGCGCCAGGCGGAAACGGTGGTGTGGGTGACTGTCGCGCCGTTGCAAGAAATGCCGGCACAATGGCAAACCCAACTGCAACAACTCCCCACCGCCACCCCCGACATCCCCCCTAACATCCTGGCACAACTCCAGGCGCGCGGCCTCGTCACCCCCATCACCCAACCCGCCACCCTCAGCCTCGCCATGCCCCCCGCTCAAGTGCTGGACCACATCCTCGCCCTCCGCGGCGCGACCATTTACCACGCCATCCTCACCACCCTGTCCCAGGCCGCCCAACCCGTCAGCCTCACCGACCTCTACGCGGCCACAAACGCCAACCTCAACCACCTGCGCCGCCTCGCCCGGCACGACCTCATCCGCTTCGGCTCCATGGAAGTGTGGCGCGACCCCCTCGCCGACCGCGACTTCGTGCCCATGCAGCCCCCGCTGCTCACCAACGACCAGGCGCGCGTTTGGGGCCGCATCAAAATTGCCATGCTCGCCGGCCTGGACGATGATGACGTCGGCGACGAACCGGACGAAAATGAGGCAGACGGGCCGGAATCGGCCGACGAATCACCCGCCGCGCTCCCTTTCCTCCTCCACGGCGTCACCGGCAGCGGCAAAACGGAAATCTACATGCGGGCCATTGACCTGGCCCTCTCCCAGGGGCGGCAGGCCATCGTCCTCGTCCCCGAAATCGCCCTCACACCGCAAACGGTGCGCCGCTTCGCCGCCCGCTTTCCCGGGCGCGTGGCCGTGCTGCACAGCCGCCTCAGCGACGGCGAACGGTACGACACCTGGCGGCGCGCCCGCCAGGGACTATTCGACATCGTCATCGGTCCGCGCAGCGCCCTATTCACCCCCCTGGACAACCTGGGCGTGATCGTGCTGGACGAAGAACACGACAACAGCTACAAGCAAACGCCCCCCGTGCCGCCTCCCTACTACCACGCCCGCGAAACGGCCATCCGGCTGAGCCAAATCGTCGGCGCAACCGTCATCATGGGCAGCGCCACCCCCGACCTGGTCACCTACCACCGCGCTCGCGCCCAAAAATACCAGCTTCTGGAACTCCCCCGCCGCATCATGGGCCATCGCCAGCGCATCAGCGGCCAGGCCGACCGCCTGCACCTCACTTCGCGCTACACGCAGCAAGGTGACGACCCAGACGACGCCCTCACCATTCCCATGCCGCCGGTGCAGATCGTGGACCTGCGCCAGGAACTCCGCAGCGGCAATCGCACCATCTTCAGCCGCGACTTGCAGCGCGCCATCAGCGAGACCCTGGCACGGCGAGAACAGATCATCCTCTTCCTCAACCGTCGCGGCACAGCCACCTTCATCAACTGCCGCGACTGCGGCCTCGTCCTCAACTGCCCCCGCTGCGACATCCCCCTCACCTACCACCGCCCGCACATGCAAATCGTCTGCCACCACTGCGGGCGACGCGAACCCATCCCCGAAACCTGCCCCCGGTGCGGCTCCACGCGCATCAAATACTTCGGCCTGGGCACGGAGGAACTGCAAGAGCGCGTACAACAGGCCTGGCCGATGGCGCGCATCGTGCGTTGGGATCGGGACACGACGGCGGGCAAAGACACGCACGAAACCCTCCTCGCCAACTTCATCAACCAGGAAGCGGACATCCTCGTAGGCACGCAGATGATCGCCAAAGGGCTGGACTTGCCCCTGGTGACGCTGGTCGGCGTCATTTCCGCCGACGTGGCCCTGGGGCTGCCCGACTACCGCAGCGGTGAACGCGCCTTCCAACTGCTGGCGCAAGTAGCCGGGCGCGCCGGGCGCGGCCTCCTCGGCGGGCGCGTCATCGTGCAAACCTACCAGCCGGAACATTACGCCATCCAGGCCGCCGCCGACCACGATTTCGTCAGCTTCTACCTGGAGGAGATCCGCTTCCGCACGCAGCACAGCCTGCCCCCCTTCCGCCGTCTGGCACGGCTGGTCATCGCCGACCCGATCAACGAACGCGCGCAGCGGGAGGCCACCCGCATCGCCCAGGCGTTGCGCCAGGAAGCGCAGGCGCTAGCCCTCAGCGCCACGGAAGTCCTCGGCCCCACGCCCCCCTTCTTCAGCCGCATCAAAGGGCGCTATCGCTGGCAAATCCTCCTCCGCTCCCCCGACCCCACCCGCCTCCTCCGCGCCGTCCCTCTCTCCGCCCAGTGGGTCATTGACATTGACCCCGTCAGCACCCTCTAG